The following coding sequences lie in one Paroedura picta isolate Pp20150507F chromosome 10, Ppicta_v3.0, whole genome shotgun sequence genomic window:
- the TIGD4 gene encoding tigger transposable element-derived protein 4, translating into MASNVPSPSSITRKKTSLSIKDKIDIMAAVESGMKKSDIVAKYGIKKNSLSSIMKSKDRVLEAFESLQFDPKRKRLRTAFYTDLEEALVKWYRMLWGLNVTISGPMLRLKANAIAQKLGHSDFKCSNGWLDRFKSRYGLAFKSQPVLAAASTTAISPAATIDAATVWYQNILPYYLKVYQPNDIFNMKETGLFYQLLPINTFIFKGEEFSVGKLNDRITVLVGTNMDASEKLPLLVTGKNKTPPCFQGVKSLPVEYQASPMAWITLEVFEQWICKLDKRFQAQERQVVIFVDPFPVHPEVKRLKSIRLVFFPPCSFSRFSAMKHGIIKSMKIKYWYLLLKRFVDCVEDGKEFKLSLLEAVDMLYLCWRAVPPETIIKSYRKAGFASQGENVDVGAETEINFDLAEYALAAGVELPKSLSLEKYAALDEDLLTCEMMNPESERLWAKKHTPDEIREEHEGDMFSGDEHPLPSKNEALAALSTLRRFLRSQDLNESLHNSLADLENCIQFGASK; encoded by the coding sequence ATGGCTTCAAATGTTCCCTCTCCTTCATCTATAACAAGAAAGAAGACAAGTTTATCAATCAAGGATAAAATTGATATAATGGCTGCAGTGGAAAGTGGAATGAAGAAGTCAGATATTGTTGCAAAATATGGCATAAAGAAAAATTCTCTGTCTTCCATTATGAAGAGCAAAGATAGAGTTTTAGAAGCCTTTGAATCTTTGCAATTTGATCCTAAAAGAAAAAGATTAAGGACTGCATTTTATACTGATCTGGAAGAGGCACTGGTGAAGTGGTACAGAATGCTTTGGGGCTTGAATGTAACCATTAGTGGCCCAATGCTACGTCTCAAAGCTAATGCTATTGCTCAGAAACTTGGACATAGTGATTTCAAATGTAGCAATGGCTGGCTGGACCGATTTAAATCAAGGTATGGATTAGCATTCAAATCTCAGCCTGTATTAGCTGCTGCTAGTACTACTGCCATTTCTCCTGCTGCTACAATAGATGCTGCAACAGTTTGGTACCAAAACATCCTTCCTTACTACTTAAAGGTATATCAACCAAATGATATATTTAACATGAAGGAGACAGGATTGTTTTATCAGCTGTTACCTATtaatacttttatttttaaaggagaagAATTCTCTGTAGGGAAATTAAATGACAGAATAACTGTGCTGGTTGGTACTAATATGGATGCCTCAGAAAAACTTCCTTTGCTTGtcactggaaaaaacaaaacTCCCCCTTGCTTTCAAGGTGTGAAGTCACTGCCTGTGGAATACCAGGCAAGTCCTATGGCGTGGATAACTTTGGAAGTGTTTGAGCAATGGATATGCAAGCTTGACAAAAGATTTCAAGCACAGGAGCGGCAAGTTGTCATTTTTGTAGACCCGTTTCCTGTTCACCCAGAGGTAAAACGGTTGAAGTCCATCAGACTTGTGTTCTTTCCTCCTTGCTCATTCTCCAGATTCTCAGCAATGAAACACGGGATTATCAAGAGTATGAAAATCAAATACTGGTACCTTCTTCTGAAAAGATTTGTCGACTGTGTAGAAGATGGTAAGGAATTCAAATTGTCTTTGCTTGAGGCAGTTGATATGTTGTACCTCTGCTGGAGAGCTGTACCTCCAGAGACTATCATAAAAAGCTATAGAAAAGCAGGGTTTGCATCACAAGGTGAAAATGTTGATGTTGGTGCAGAAACTGAAATTAATTTTGATTTGGCTGAGTATGCATTGGCTGCAGGAGTAGAGCTTCCAAAAAGCTTGTCTTTGGAAAAATATGCAGCTTTGGATGAAGACTTGCTCACCTGTGAAATGATGAATCCTGAAAGTGAAAGACTCTGGGCTAAAAAACACACTCCAGATGAAATCCGTGAAGAGCATGAAGGTGATATGTTTTCAGGAGATGAACACCCTTTACCATCCAAGAATGAGGCCCTTGCTGCTTTAAGCACACTTCGCAGATTTCTCAGAAGCCAAGACTTGAATGAGTCTCTTCATAACTCTCTAGCAGATTTAGAGAACTGTATTCAGTTCGGAGCTTCTAAATAA